A portion of the Cyanobium sp. PCC 7001 genome contains these proteins:
- the dnaK gene encoding molecular chaperone DnaK — MGKVVGIDLGTTNSCVAVMEGGKPTVIANAEGFRTTPSVVAYTKNQDQLVGQIAKRQAVMNPENTFYSVKRFIGRRVDEVNEESKEVSYGVEKAGSNVKVKCPVLNKQFAPEEVSAQVLRKLAEDAGKYLGETVTQAVITVPAYFNDSQRQATKDAGKIAGLEVLRIINEPTAAALAYGLDKKSNERILVFDLGGGTFDVSVLEVGDGVFEVLSTSGDTHLGGDDFDKVIVDHLADTFKANEGIDLRQDKQALQRLTEAAEKAKIELSSATQSEINLPFITATPEGPKHLDLTLTRAKFEELASKLIDRCRVPVEQALKDAKLSSSELDEVVMVGGSTRIPAVLELVKRITGKDPNQTVNPDEVVAVGAAIQGGVLAGEVKDILLLDVTPLSLGVETLGGVMTKMIPRNTTIPTKKSEVYSTAVDGQTNVEIHVLQGEREMASDNKSLGTFRLDGIPPAPRGVPQIEVTFDIDANGILSVTAKDKGSGKEQSISITGASTLSDNEVEKMVKDAEANATADKEKRERIDLKNQAETAIYQAEKQLGELGDKVSAEDREKVESSSKALKEAVEKEDFATVKTELEALQKALYAAGAAVYQQAAGADAAAAAAGGNGASAEAGSGSASDDVIDAEFTESK, encoded by the coding sequence ATGGGAAAGGTCGTCGGTATTGACCTCGGCACCACGAACAGCTGTGTCGCCGTGATGGAGGGCGGCAAGCCCACGGTGATCGCCAACGCGGAAGGGTTCCGCACCACCCCCTCGGTGGTGGCCTACACCAAGAACCAGGACCAGCTGGTGGGCCAGATCGCCAAGCGCCAGGCGGTGATGAATCCCGAGAACACCTTCTACTCGGTGAAGCGTTTCATCGGCCGCCGCGTCGATGAGGTGAACGAGGAATCGAAGGAAGTGAGCTACGGCGTGGAGAAGGCCGGCTCCAACGTGAAGGTGAAGTGTCCGGTGCTGAACAAGCAGTTCGCTCCGGAGGAGGTGAGTGCCCAGGTGCTGCGCAAGCTGGCCGAGGACGCCGGCAAGTACCTGGGTGAAACGGTGACCCAGGCGGTGATCACCGTGCCCGCCTACTTCAACGACTCCCAGCGCCAGGCCACCAAGGATGCCGGCAAGATCGCCGGTCTCGAGGTGCTGCGGATCATCAACGAGCCCACGGCGGCGGCGCTGGCCTATGGCCTCGACAAGAAGAGCAACGAACGCATCCTGGTGTTCGACCTGGGTGGCGGCACCTTCGACGTGTCGGTGCTGGAGGTGGGCGACGGCGTGTTCGAGGTGCTCTCCACCTCCGGCGACACCCATCTGGGCGGTGACGACTTCGACAAGGTGATCGTGGATCACCTGGCCGACACGTTCAAAGCCAACGAAGGCATCGACCTCCGCCAGGACAAGCAGGCCCTGCAGCGCCTCACCGAGGCTGCCGAGAAGGCCAAGATCGAGCTCTCGAGCGCCACCCAGAGCGAGATCAACCTGCCCTTCATCACAGCCACCCCGGAGGGTCCGAAGCACCTCGACCTCACCCTCACCCGGGCCAAGTTCGAGGAGCTGGCCAGCAAGCTGATCGATCGCTGCCGCGTGCCGGTGGAGCAGGCCCTCAAGGACGCCAAGCTCTCCTCCTCCGAACTCGATGAGGTGGTGATGGTGGGTGGCTCCACCCGCATCCCCGCAGTGCTGGAGCTGGTGAAGCGCATCACCGGCAAGGACCCCAACCAGACCGTGAACCCCGACGAGGTGGTGGCCGTGGGTGCCGCCATTCAGGGCGGTGTGCTCGCCGGTGAGGTGAAGGACATCCTGCTGCTGGATGTCACCCCGCTGTCCCTGGGCGTGGAGACCCTGGGCGGCGTGATGACCAAGATGATTCCTCGCAACACCACCATTCCCACCAAGAAGTCGGAGGTGTACTCCACTGCGGTGGATGGCCAGACCAACGTGGAGATCCACGTGCTGCAGGGCGAGCGCGAAATGGCCAGCGACAACAAGTCGCTGGGCACCTTCCGTCTCGACGGCATCCCCCCCGCTCCCCGCGGCGTGCCCCAGATCGAAGTGACCTTCGACATCGACGCCAACGGCATCCTCAGCGTGACCGCCAAGGACAAGGGCAGCGGCAAGGAGCAGAGCATCTCGATCACCGGGGCGTCCACCCTCAGCGACAACGAGGTGGAGAAGATGGTCAAGGACGCCGAGGCCAACGCCACGGCCGACAAGGAGAAGCGCGAGCGCATCGACCTGAAGAACCAGGCCGAAACCGCCATCTACCAGGCCGAGAAGCAGCTCGGCGAACTGGGCGACAAGGTGAGCGCCGAGGACAGGGAGAAGGTGGAGAGCTCCAGCAAGGCCCTCAAGGAGGCTGTCGAGAAGGAGGACTTCGCCACGGTGAAGACCGAGCTCGAAGCGCTGCAGAAGGCCCTTTACGCCGCCGGTGCCGCCGTGTACCAGCAGGCGGCCGGTGCGGATGCCGCCGCGGCCGCGGCAGGAGGCAACG
- a CDS encoding shikimate dehydrogenase, whose protein sequence is MALPISASTALVGVLGDPVRHSLSPAMHNAALAALGLDWIYLALPTPAGELAAVVHALEALDCRGLNVTLPHKEAVAACCAELSPLAARVGAVNTLVRRQAGGWLGTNTDVEGFLAPLRREGHAWQGSRAVVLGCGGSARAVVAGLVELGCGAIAVAGRQAANLERFAAGCRAWAPQLSLHAWHRLGELLPGCQLLVNTTPVGMASPTDPAAARACPLDEAGLAALTPQAWVYDLIYTPRPSQLLRRAAGRGCRTLDGLEMLVQQGAASLRLWSGTAAVPVEAMREAAERHLAAA, encoded by the coding sequence ATGGCCCTGCCGATCTCCGCGTCCACGGCCCTGGTGGGAGTGCTGGGCGATCCGGTGCGGCACTCGCTCTCGCCGGCCATGCACAACGCCGCCCTGGCCGCGCTCGGACTCGACTGGATCTACCTGGCCCTGCCCACCCCCGCCGGGGAGCTGGCCGCGGTGGTGCATGCCCTGGAGGCCCTCGACTGCCGCGGCCTCAACGTGACCCTGCCGCACAAGGAAGCGGTGGCGGCCTGCTGCGCCGAACTCAGCCCCCTGGCCGCCCGGGTGGGCGCGGTGAACACCCTGGTGCGCCGACAGGCCGGGGGGTGGCTGGGCACCAACACCGACGTGGAGGGCTTCCTGGCGCCGCTGCGGCGGGAGGGCCACGCCTGGCAGGGCAGCCGGGCCGTGGTGCTGGGTTGCGGGGGCAGCGCCAGGGCCGTGGTGGCCGGCCTGGTGGAGCTGGGCTGTGGGGCGATCGCGGTGGCAGGACGGCAGGCCGCCAACCTGGAGCGCTTCGCCGCCGGCTGCCGGGCCTGGGCGCCCCAGCTGAGCCTTCATGCCTGGCACCGGCTGGGCGAGCTGCTGCCGGGCTGCCAGCTGCTGGTGAACACCACCCCCGTGGGCATGGCCTCGCCCACCGACCCGGCCGCCGCCCGGGCCTGTCCGCTCGATGAGGCCGGCCTCGCCGCTCTGACACCGCAGGCCTGGGTGTACGACCTGATCTACACCCCGCGGCCCAGCCAGCTGCTGCGGAGGGCCGCGGGGCGGGGCTGCCGCACGCTCGATGGGCTCGAGATGCTGGTGCAGCAGGGGGCCGCCTCCCTGCGGCTCTGGAGCGGAACCGCCGCCGTGCCGGTGGAGGCCATGCGGGAAGCCGCCGAGCGGCACCTGGCGGCTGCCTAG